AAATAAAAAGTTTGACCAAATTTGACCATTGATAAATTTATTATAATCATTTTCCAATAAATTAGCAAGTCTTTTGATTTTTTGTAAGAAAAAAACTTACTGATAAACAATCAGTAAGTTTTTATATTACATGAAATCACGTAGTGGTTTTGAACGACGTGGGTGACGCAATTTTTTGATTGCTTTGGCTTCGATTTGACGAATCCGCTCACGTGTTACTTTGAACTGTTTGCCGACATCTTCCAAAGTGTGCATCCGTCCATCATCAAGACCAAAACGCATCCGCAAGACATTTTCTTCACGGTCAGTAAGTGTATCCATTACTTCATCCAATTGCTCACGCAAAAGCACGCGGTTAGTGTAATCTACTGGTGATTCAATCACATCGTCTTCAATGAAATCACCCAAATGTGAGTCATCTTCTTCACCGATAGGTGTTTCAAGCGATACTGGTTCTTGTGCAATTTTCAGCACTTCACGCACTTTATCTGGTGCCATGTGCAATTCTTTTCCGATTTCTTCTGGTGAAGGATCGCGTCCTAAATCTTGCAAAAGATTACGTTGTACCCGAATGAGTTTATTGATTGTTTCAACCATATGCACTGGAATACGAATCGTACGCGCTTGGTCAGCAATGGCACGTGTAATGGCTTGACGAATCCACCATGTCGCATAAGTAGAGAATTTGAAACCTTTCGTGTGGTCAAACTTGTCTACAGCTTTCATCAAGCCCATATTTCCTTCTTGAATCAAATCCAAAAATTGCATTCCGCGTCCAGAATAACGCTTCGCAATAGAAACAACCAAACGCAAATTGGCTTCGGCAAGCATTTGCTTAGCAAATTCAGCTTCTTCGCCACCCGCAATAATCGCTTCTGCAAGTTTTGTTTCTTCATCAAGTGAAATCAATGGATAACGTCCAATTTCTTTAAGATACATCCGGACAGGATCATCAATACGAACATTTGTAACGATTTCATCCATGGCCGTATCAGAAACTTCTTCTTGTTCCACTTCATCAGTCACAAGCGCAAGAGGACTTGGATTCCCGTCTTTATCAACAATCGAAATCCCAGCATCTTGAATTTGCTTGAATAAATCTTCAAGTGAATCATCAACAATACCAAATTTCACTGAGAGCTCATCCATGATTTCGACATCAAGCGCTTCACCAAGTGGTTTGCGTTTAGCAATATAATCCTTGACTGCTTTTTCAAAAGCTTTCATGTCAAAAATATCGCCATTTTCCTTCACTTCAACTTTCGCCAGAGTCCCAGCCGTTGCCATTTTTTCCACAACTACAGGTTTGACACCCAAAGCATCGAGAAGTCGGCGTTCTTCACCAGGTCCAACAGAACTGGAGTGTGATTTTACAAGTAAGCCAATTTCTTGCGCTTTCTCTACTAACAATCGGTTTTGAACTCCTGTTTCCTTCGCAATTTGACTAATTCTTTTCTTATTTCCTGCCAATTCAACCCTCCTCAATGGTTACCTTTACTGACGAAACTTTTTTTACAAATTCGTCAGTAAATTTTACTGATGAATCCTTCCAACAAGCTTGTCAGCAATAGAAAAATATCATAATTTTTTCTTTTGATTTATAATTTTTAGTGTTAATTCCAGCTCGCGTTCCTTATTCCCAGATTTTTGGGCAACCTCAAGCTGCTGGAATAACTCTTCAAATTTTATTTGTTCCATTTCTTTAGAAAAAACGGAAACTAAGTCGTTGATTTCCTGACTTGATGCTGCTTCGGGTAAATCTAAACTAATGATTTGATAAAATAAGCCTCGCTCCTCATCTGATAACTCAGCTGCCAAATGTGTTTCATCAATTTGCTCATAAGCCATTGCCTCTAGCAAAATTTTATCAAATAAATCTTGATAGCGCTTATGCACAAAACGAAAATTCTCGTCTTCGGCAAACTTTTTCAAAACAGCTGAATGATAAATCATCCGATGAAGCAATTGCTCCTCTGCGCGTTCCGAGCGAGACAACTGAGGAAGCGAGGGAAGCTGTTGCATTCCTTGGGAAAGCGTTGATTTCTGCCCCTGGGCAACAGGCTGAACAAGTTCATCAAAGTATGATCCGTCAAAGCTCGAAGGCATTGACTTTTCTAACTGATCAAAATCAATTTCGTCAGCAAAAGCGTTGACCACATTTGACTCAGAGAAATTGCTGACGGAATTTTCGTCAGTAATTTTCATATTCTCCCGCCGCGAATTTACAGCACGCTCCACTTGATTATACTCGAAATCAGGCAAAATCTCAACTAATTTCCTTATGTAAGCATCCTGAGCTGTAATTGACGGCACGCGTGTAATCATTGGTGCGATCTGTTCAATGAAGTCTAACTGCACCTGCAAATTACTCAAATTAGCCGGCCGTAGAAAATCAATTAAAAACTCAATGGGCTGAATGCGTCCAGATTCCATCAGCGTCGCTAGACTCGCTGATCCGTAAGTTTTAGAGTACTCATCTGGGTCAAGCCCTTCAGGTATTTTTACAATCTGAACTTTTTCTTCACCAATCAGACTCAAAGCTTTGTGAATTGCATTTTGTCCCGCTGAATCGCCATCATAAACTAATACGAAATTTTTAGCAATTTGTTTCAACCGCCGGACGTGTTTTTCCGTCAAAGCTGTTCCCATAGAAGCAACTGCATTGTTAATGCCTGATTTATAAGCCGCAATAACATCCATAAAGCCTTCCATCAGATAAACTTCCCGCTGTTTAGCAATCGTCGCTCTAGCCTTATCTAAATTCCAAAGCTCATAAGACTTATCAAAAATTGTCGTCGCCGAAGTGTTCACATATTTCGCCTTCGCCTCATCATTTTCCTGCCATTTACGTCCAGAAAAACCAATCGTTTGCCCATACTCATTTGTAATAGGGAACATAATTCGATTGATAAAAGCATCAAATACCTTCCGATTAGAAAAATGAAAAAGACCCGAAGTGGCAAGAACTTCTTCTTCAAACTTACTTGATAAATTTTTGTAAATAAAGTCATCTTCTTCTGGCGCCAAACCAATATTAAAGTTCTTGATTAGCTCCGCGGAAATACCCCTTTGCGCAAGATATTCACGAGCACGTTCGCCTAATTCTGTGGACATCAGTAGCGTATTATATAAACGAGCAGCCTGATTGTGAATCTCATACAAGGGTGAATTAGGATGATCATCTCTACTTTTTTGTTCATCTAAATCGAGTTGAACACCAGCAAAATCAGCCAATTCCTTAATTGCATCAACAAAGCCAATCTGCTTATATTCCTTTAAAAATTCAATTGCATCCCCAGACTTACCACAACCAAAACAATGATAAAATCCTTTTTCGGCATTTACATTGAAAGAAGGC
The DNA window shown above is from Lactococcus sp. S-13 and carries:
- the rpoD gene encoding RNA polymerase sigma factor RpoD — translated: MAGNKKRISQIAKETGVQNRLLVEKAQEIGLLVKSHSSSVGPGEERRLLDALGVKPVVVEKMATAGTLAKVEVKENGDIFDMKAFEKAVKDYIAKRKPLGEALDVEIMDELSVKFGIVDDSLEDLFKQIQDAGISIVDKDGNPSPLALVTDEVEQEEVSDTAMDEIVTNVRIDDPVRMYLKEIGRYPLISLDEETKLAEAIIAGGEEAEFAKQMLAEANLRLVVSIAKRYSGRGMQFLDLIQEGNMGLMKAVDKFDHTKGFKFSTYATWWIRQAITRAIADQARTIRIPVHMVETINKLIRVQRNLLQDLGRDPSPEEIGKELHMAPDKVREVLKIAQEPVSLETPIGEEDDSHLGDFIEDDVIESPVDYTNRVLLREQLDEVMDTLTDREENVLRMRFGLDDGRMHTLEDVGKQFKVTRERIRQIEAKAIKKLRHPRRSKPLRDFM
- the dnaG gene encoding DNA primase: MAVLSTEQVNELKGAVNIADLISQYVALSRNGKNFLGLCPFHGEKTPSFNVNAEKGFYHCFGCGKSGDAIEFLKEYKQIGFVDAIKELADFAGVQLDLDEQKSRDDHPNSPLYEIHNQAARLYNTLLMSTELGERAREYLAQRGISAELIKNFNIGLAPEEDDFIYKNLSSKFEEEVLATSGLFHFSNRKVFDAFINRIMFPITNEYGQTIGFSGRKWQENDEAKAKYVNTSATTIFDKSYELWNLDKARATIAKQREVYLMEGFMDVIAAYKSGINNAVASMGTALTEKHVRRLKQIAKNFVLVYDGDSAGQNAIHKALSLIGEEKVQIVKIPEGLDPDEYSKTYGSASLATLMESGRIQPIEFLIDFLRPANLSNLQVQLDFIEQIAPMITRVPSITAQDAYIRKLVEILPDFEYNQVERAVNSRRENMKITDENSVSNFSESNVVNAFADEIDFDQLEKSMPSSFDGSYFDELVQPVAQGQKSTLSQGMQQLPSLPQLSRSERAEEQLLHRMIYHSAVLKKFAEDENFRFVHKRYQDLFDKILLEAMAYEQIDETHLAAELSDEERGLFYQIISLDLPEAASSQEINDLVSVFSKEMEQIKFEELFQQLEVAQKSGNKERELELTLKIINQKKKL